One part of the Methanofollis sp. genome encodes these proteins:
- a CDS encoding DUF58 domain-containing protein: MLALTLGVYAALFDDIAGVAVSGVIALFILFRAALFCRAVTALVSSVVVERTAGKRIIRQGGRLPVRTLVTYDASFPLSVSAEDILPAVAILDGVQVAEERKSGHISIRYVLRPMAAGETSFGGVALFVRDLFFSGTVRVSRSDLCLPFLRVVPESIREQGYGRGIGEGLGEGGGQSLLAGEDIRGFHEYIPGEDLARIDWKLSAKFGSLYIREPEGLSGGAPLVIIDLPDLHDSPRAEDFARFSIAASGEAEGICTHFDACPLLLISGGEIVTYVRGSPEQKEFIAALAAIRPIERAGHLYRYLDPASVRARVRAPPAGGEGAFRGRLISLIPTFGGEKGPLPFRLAVAGAMRSSRAAAVVIYATGRGDCSHLSQVVMEALHQGLGVRLRVPAEEQGHVEREVGAGRTLQVEVI, encoded by the coding sequence GTGCTTGCCCTGACCCTTGGCGTCTATGCAGCGCTCTTTGACGATATTGCCGGGGTTGCTGTTTCCGGTGTGATCGCTCTCTTCATACTCTTCAGGGCCGCCCTTTTTTGCCGTGCCGTCACGGCCCTTGTGAGTTCGGTGGTTGTTGAACGGACGGCAGGGAAGAGAATTATACGGCAGGGGGGCCGCCTGCCAGTGAGGACACTCGTTACCTACGACGCTTCCTTTCCTCTTTCTGTCAGTGCGGAGGACATTTTGCCGGCTGTTGCGATCCTCGATGGAGTTCAGGTCGCCGAAGAACGGAAGTCTGGCCATATTTCTATCAGGTACGTCCTCAGGCCTATGGCCGCCGGCGAAACTTCCTTCGGAGGTGTTGCCCTTTTCGTTCGTGACCTTTTCTTCTCGGGAACGGTCAGGGTGAGCCGCTCTGATCTCTGTTTGCCTTTCCTCCGTGTTGTCCCCGAATCTATCCGGGAACAGGGGTACGGCCGGGGTATCGGCGAGGGTCTGGGCGAAGGGGGAGGGCAGTCCCTCCTTGCTGGCGAGGATATCCGGGGGTTTCACGAATACATCCCTGGCGAAGACCTGGCTCGTATCGACTGGAAACTCTCGGCAAAGTTTGGGTCTCTCTATATCCGCGAGCCCGAGGGCCTCAGCGGCGGTGCGCCTCTGGTCATCATCGACCTTCCCGATCTCCATGACTCCCCCCGGGCGGAGGACTTTGCCCGGTTCTCGATCGCCGCCAGCGGGGAAGCCGAAGGGATCTGTACGCACTTCGACGCCTGCCCGCTCCTTCTTATCTCTGGAGGAGAGATTGTCACGTACGTACGGGGTTCCCCGGAACAAAAAGAATTTATTGCCGCCCTTGCTGCGATCCGACCGATTGAACGGGCCGGCCATCTCTACCGCTACCTGGACCCGGCAAGTGTGCGGGCACGGGTCCGCGCCCCCCCTGCCGGTGGAGAGGGGGCATTCAGGGGGCGCCTCATCTCTCTCATTCCGACTTTCGGGGGTGAAAAAGGTCCTCTCCCCTTCAGGCTGGCGGTTGCCGGGGCGATGCGTTCGTCCAGGGCCGCGGCGGTCGTCATCTATGCGACCGGCCGCGGTGACTGCAGCCACCTCTCCCAGGTCGTCATGGAAGCGCTCCATCAAGGACTCGGCGTCAGACTCAGGGTGCCGGCAGAGGAGCAGGGGCATGTGGAAAGGGAGGTCGGGGCAGGCCGCACTCTTCAGGTGGAGGTGATCTGA